The Canis lupus familiaris isolate Mischka breed German Shepherd chromosome 1, alternate assembly UU_Cfam_GSD_1.0, whole genome shotgun sequence DNA window GGCTGCAATCAGCTTCTCAGCCTGGGAGGTGCAGCCCTGGCTCTGGCTGCACCTGTGCCTGGGCAACCCCCTTCCCCCCAGCCTTTGCCACCACTAAGGCCACCAAGTCCTTCCCTTTTGGGACTCACAGCTGAGgccagccccaccccccccccaccttccacaGCCCTGTCCTCTTACCACTCGACGCTTCTGCAAGACAGAGTAAGTGACGGTGTCGTCCCTGTTTGGAGAAGGTCCCTCTGCCTCCAGGGTCCCTGCATCTCTGAGGGAGGGTAGATGTAGATGGATGGCCGCAGATGCAGCCTTTCGCTCAAACTCTCTTATTTCCAACTCCCCTAGACCCCGAGAGcaccccagagcagagcctggctcATGGGTGTGCCATAAAGAGGGTAAGTGGGACACGAGCTGCTCCTCCCGCTGCCCTCCCTGGCTGCCAGTGTCACCATCCCCCGGGGACCCTCGCTCAGTACCTAGTTCTTGGTGTGTTGGTCTCGCCAACAGGAAATCGCAAGGTGGCGTAACTGATGGCATCTTCCATCACAGGGTTGTAGCAGCCCAGGGAGTGGGGGTCTTCGGAGACTGGGACCCTTCTAATCTGGGAGAGAGACAAGGCCTCAGTTCCCACCGCTCCTTTCTCCACCTGagtcccccacccctggcctctGACCCCCAGACCTCCCCACAGTGTTCTTTGCACCCCGTCTTTGATGCATCTCTGTCTGCTCTCTGTTTCATCTTTTCCCATATCCTACCTTTTTATTCCTCACAAAGAAGCTCTGCCCACTAGAATTTTCCTGGAGCCCCTGCTGGCTCCGTATCCTCTTCCAGCTAGGAGATAAAGACCAGCTCGGTGAGGATCAGGGCAGTGGGACCACGACCCTGTGCAGTGGGCATCTGGGGGCTATGGGGTGGCCAGCCAGGGTCCTTCCAGGGAAGGAGTCAGGGAGAGCCGAGGACCTGGGCCTCAGGAGGTGCTCACCTGGGCCTCGGGGGGCGCTCACCTGCGCTGCAGCTTGACTCCCCAGAATGCCAGGAGGAGCGTGGCCAGACAGAAACCCACGCCCACGGCCACTCTCCTGCCGATGGTCTCCGGGCTGTCTGGTGGGGGAAGGAGCGACCGTGAGTTGGGAACGCTGCCTCTCTGGGGTCACGGCTGGCTCGTTCACCGGGAAGGCATCCATCCTCCACTTGTCTGCGTGGCCACTGCCCTTGCCTATGCAACTTCTCCTCCCACATGCACGTAGGGGAGGggacacagggaaagggaaaagccaGCCCCTGCttcccgccccccaggccccgtTGGGAGGAAAGGGCTAATTCTTCCCAACACACACAATATGCAGTAAAACCTACAACTTCTTTAGAGGCAGCTTAACCAGACTTATCAGAACTTAAAATCACTTGGCCTTTGACACAGCATTTCCATGTAGGGACTTCTGCAGCTGTCCCTGAGGGGTCAGAGCTGGGGACACTCAGGGCTGTGGGAAAGGCACAGGGTAGACGTGCATGGGAATACAACGGCCGTGCAGCCCTGCGGGCAAGAGGCAGGTCTCCAGGGGTGTCTACAAAGGGGAGACGCCTGGAACAGGTTTTTATACAACATGTTGCATTTCCAAATAACACACTCAGGTCTCCAAGCTTTGCAGGCCATGATCTCCTAAATTTAAAGTCAGGCTCCAAGTTTAATCTGAAAAGGgcaataaatcaatgaaatatctTCCCTATTGTTTTCAGACTCTTCAGATGCCCCGTACACGCAGGGATATAGAACAAGCTCCGAGTGGAATtgttacatggaaaaaaaaaaaaagaaagaaaagaacatccaGGGCAACATGCGAGCTCTCCCACGATTTGCGAGATGAAGGGTATAGAGACATAGATCCACTTATGCGACTGTGCGTGTGCAGAGTAGCTCTGTGAGGAGAGGCTACCAGCTGCCAGTAGTGGAGACcttcagggagggaggggagtcctcagggagaaagaaaggagaggtgtCTCTACTATTTACCCTTTCATGCTGTTTTATCTTaccttgtcttaaaaaaaaaaaaaaaaaaaaaaactactgaaatCTCAAACGATAAAGAGAAGCAGCCTATCAAGGGTGAGACAAAGAGAGACCCGGTAGCAGCTCAGGATGtctggagggcaggggcagcctgAGAAGCAACCCCCCTAGAGGGGGTCAGAAGAGACTGCGAGGAGGAAGACAGGTTAGCCTGTGTGGAGCAGGTGCCGTGCGGGGGTGACCCGCTGGGCTGCCCCAAGGACAAGGGAGGGGCAgcgggggagggaaggagaaggaggggcagagaaggacagggaaggggcCTTACAGTAGACAGTGAGGGTGCCGGGGGGCGACTGGCCTGTGCCCAGCCGGTTGGTCGCCTGGCACCGATAGGCGCCGGAATGCTGGACCTTCACCGGATCCAATCTCAGCATCTGATCATAGTGGCGGAGGTTTTGGTTATTCCAGTCAAACCAGGCGTACTGGAGGATGGGAGGGTTGGCATCGCTCTCGCAGGTCAGGACTGCCTTCTTCCCCTCTATCACTTCGTCCTTCGGGCTAATGGCCACGCGCAGCATCCTTGGTGCATCTGTAGAGAGACGCGAAGAAATCAGGATCCCAGATCACTGTCACCTGCCGTCCCGCGTGTCTCCAGCACCCGCCACTCACACAGCACTCGGAGCATCTTGGCCTCAGACGTGGTCTGTCCAACGGAGTTGTTCACCAGGCAGTTATAATTGCCGGCATCTTCTGGAGAGATAGAGTCAAAGCTcagttctcttccttccttcaggAAGATTCCATTTTTCTTCCAGAAGAAGCGGACATCTCTGGGGCGGCTGCTTGAGAAGTTACATCCGAGGAGGACTCGGTGCCCGGAGTGAATCTCAGAAGAGGGGCTGGTCTGCTGGACCCTGACATCCTTGGGGGCATCTGGAAAGCAAGGGGCTCCGGCTGACCTCTTGggtccctttccctctttctcccccacccccaaccccaggatTTCCTCTCCCCTTGGCCTTGAGGCCAGACTCTCAGCCCTCAATTCTCTGTGAAGGTTCTGGCCCAAGCCCCAGTGCCCTAACCTTAGAGCCCATTTCCCAGCTGCGCTACCTCTTGGATCCCCTCGCCCGGTCACTCACGCTGGACATCCAGGTTGACAGAGGGAGCCCACGAACACCACTGGTTACAGGCTGCACAGGCGATTGGCCTGGCGTCCCAGGAGACTTTCTGAATTACCAGCACCTCAGAAAATACTTTATTCCGGGAGCCTTGGACATTCCATTCGTATCGGCTAACTCGGGGATTACTGGAATTGTAGTTACAGGACACGGTCACATTGTCTCCTTCTCGAATCCGCGTGGGGTTCTGAATCACTGCGGTCACCTCCTTGGGGGGATCTGGGAAGAAAGCAGACAGATGGGCAAGGGAGAGTCAGCTGCTGTCCAGACTGCCTTCCAGggccgcctcccccaccccttaggcacccccccccccccgccattttCACACAGTTCCTAAATTAACCAAAGAAAGGCTTGCGCTTCCCTCTTGCATCTGTGTAAGGACAGGAAACCTGGCCACTTGGCCTGGCTGTGGTTTGAGGCAAGATGACGTGGTGATTCAGAGCAGAGCTCAAGTAGAGAACGCGGGGTGTGTGCGAGGCCGAGGGGCCCTGCCTGGGGGTCTCCGCAGGGGCCTGGGCTGCGGAGCAGGCCTTcactggggggttgggggggtggagagggaacaGCACAGCTCTGGACCAGATGGCCAGACCCTGTGACTCAGTGTTGCGTGACTGTGGGCCGTGGGACTCAGTTTGCTTATCTGTCAGATGGAGTCCTAAGGGTCCCTAACCTGCTAGAATCATTGCAAGGAGGAAATGAAACGAAATGAAATCCTCACTCCAGAAGCATTGCTGCCGCTGCTGCCTATGGCGCACCCAGTGTCGACACGTTCAGGATTCGAGCAACCCCATCAAAGTATCTGGCTCGGACCCTGACATTAGGGTCCAAGGATCAAACTTATGGATTCTCTTTGTCCTGGGCTTGGCTGCCTGACAAGATTCCCTGTGCTAAACAAGGTCTGACCCCCGATGGAGAGGCGATGAGACGCTTTACTCCAGTTCTCCTCCAAAACGTCAGGCCCCCTCTGGGACTCAGCCACTGCCTAGTGGCACCAAGCCTCCGTGTCCCTCACAAAGCCCTGGCATCTggcagttcattcattcaacaaacatctactGAGCACCTGCCACGAATGAGCCAGACCCTGTCCTGGTGCTGAGTATACAACTGGGAACAGCAGCAAAGCATCCACCAAGGAGCGTACGTGTTGGGAGACCCCGGCCTCTGCATGCCATCCACTCTAGGACCCAGGAATGGCCTGCGCTCCATCTGCCTTCCTTCTTAACCCTCAAGAACCCAGAGGCCCTGTGACTACTCACATTGGACGTCTAACTCAGCTTTCTGGCCAACTTGTCCAAGACCAAGGCTGTTTTGTGCCAAGCAGGAGTAACTCCCAGCATGCCCGATGAGGACCGCTGGGATCTGGAAGTCCTTGCCTGTAATTCCTGGCACTTCTCTATCATTGTGATACCAGGTGTAATTTGTTGGAGGAGGATTGGCCAGTGACACACAGGTCATCTCTACTCTATTTCTCTCCTTAGCTGGCGAGGAGAGGATCTCAACCCTGGAAGGTTCCGGAGCATCTGGAAAAAGGtgcagaggcaggggagggaggtgagCAGAGGCCTCTGTTGTTCACCTCTCAAGGGCCTTGCTTCCACCCCCTGCTgactccctgcctgccccccttcCGGCTCCCAGGAGGCTCACAGTATACTTGAAGGACCACTCCATCCGACTGTCCCGAGCCTACATCATTGAAGGCCTCACACTGGTACTTTCCACTCATCATCTTGGTCACAGGGGACAGAGTTAGTGTGAATGTCTCCTGCTCCTGCAGTGTGTTCCCATCCTTGAGCCAGGTTATTCTCCGGTACTCTGGGTTGCTGCTGATGACTTGGCATGTCATGATCACAGACTCTCCCTCTGTTACATTGGCTCCTCCGGGACTGACCTCAATCTTCAACTTTGGGACATCTAGAGGAgcagagaggcagtgggagagggggtAGGGAATTCTCAGAGGGTGTGACGTGGTGGGAAGTTGCAGGGCTTCGATTCACATAAAGCAGCGGCTTACACTTCGCATGCGAGTGTGTGCAGCCACTCGCCACTCCCCTGGTCCACGGGGGTGGGCTGGCCCAAGGGCCCAGGTGACTGTCTCAGACTCTTAACGTGTCTCTCTGCTCTGAGCATCACTCCTCCAACTCGTTCCCAGAAGTTCTGGTCTCCACCAGCAGCCAGCTGTCTTCCTAACTCCGTCAGACTTTGCCACTCCCCTAATTGAAACCATTCAGCGGACTCCACAcccagaataaaatccaaaacccTGCTGCCACCTATGAGGTCTGGCCGTGGCTCATCTTTCCTACCATTGGGCCCTTGGGACGCAGGGCTGAGGCTCTCCGGCCCCTTGCTCTGTCCGGCCCCTTGCTCCTACCGCCAGGCCTTAGTCCCAGGACTAAAGCCTCTTCCTGGGATCTTCTGGCAAACACCTGCCTGCCTCCGTGTTTCCCTTCACCCAAGTTCACCTCCCTCTCTCGCTCCCTCTGGCCAAGCCGGGCCTTACTTCCTCCTGCTACACTTATCACTGCCTCCAGTTAAGTTCCATATTTCTTTGTTAATCTGTTCATTGTTTGTCTTCCCCACTGCAGTGCTAGCTCCTCATGGGCAAGAACAGGCCTGGCACCTAGGAGGctcatagtaaatatttattgaatgaatgaatgaatgaatgaatgaatgagtgaggcACAATGACATGAAAACATTTCTTACCCCAACACCCTCCCCTTCTGGGGGAACAAAAATACTTAATCACATGATCTCCAACTCACGTCATGGCTCAAGGATATTGAATTATGTTATTCTGTTAGACCAAAGCAGATGCTATGATGAATCTGTTCCCTGAAACCCTGGGGCTGACCACTGGGGTGGTGGAGGGACGCAGCCCTGGCTGGACCTACCCCAGCTGCGTGGATCCACGCACTGATCATGCTTCCTTCTGTGTAGGTGCCCGCTACCCTCTGCACTCTCTGCGGGGTTGGGGAAAAGAGACAAGACCCACGTCCTTCCCCGGGGTGGGGCACCGGGGACACTCACGCTTCACATCCAGGCACACCGTGTCCTCAGAGAGCACCCGCTCCGCTTTGTGATCCCAGAGCTGGCAGGTCAGGTTCTTGCCGTGGTGCGTCCACTGCGGCCGGAAGGTGAGCTTGCTCTGGGTGGAGACGGTCTTGGTGCTCAGGGAGGTCAGGGTGAcggcaggctcctgcagggaccACTTCAGTTGGATCGGGAACCCAGGGCAGGAGAAATTCAGCAGGCAGGTCAGAGTGActtcctgggactcctggatttCTGGAGGGAGCTGGATGTGAGGTGGAAGCGGCGTCTCTGCGAAAGAGGAGGGGCCGTGCTGGAGGCCTGGGAGACCTTGGGGGGAGCAAATGCCAGCCTCCCACACCTGGCGTTAGATGCCCCACCCCAATTAACCCCTcaggagcccccctccccccagccagtCCCTTCCACCTCTCTCTGGGCCTGCCTTTCTCTGCTTTGGGTCACCTTTGCTCAGCCGAAGCATTCTCTAGAAGGTCTTATGAATGCTGATGCTCCTTAGGAAtcgtattttatatttatattttatacttacctTGTGTCCTTCCCTGATGTGTGCTCCCTAAACATTTGCAAGCTCGCTCCCTCACCTCAAGGGAATTTTATCAGTTTAGGTCACCATGCCTTTCTCGGCTTCCTGGAGGACAAACCTGCCTTTGTAACGGCCTCAATGCTGGACACACCCAGCATGGCATTCCTTTAGGGAatccccagggctgggccacccTAGAACTGCAGGTCTGAAGCTACATCCATCATCGCGGTGGAGGGCTGCTTAGGACCCCCCTCCTCCTGCACTGAAGAAACAGGCTGTGGGGTAGAGGTCCCAGGCCTATGCTCGACTCATCTCCTACAGGGGTCTCATTTAGCCATGGAGGCCTTATTAGAATTAACCATCAACATTAAAGCATTAGGAGATTTCACTTGAAAATCCACATTTCCAtcttctcttgaaaaatcagGCAACCCCGGATCCAGATTCCAGAATGGGCGGGAGCTAAGTGGCAGGTGAGATGCTTGAGGAGAGACAGGTGCCGAGGCTGCAGCCTGCCACAGCCTGCCACAGCCGCCACTGTCTTGTGTTGCCTGAGTCACTTACTGGCACCTCCTGCCTGGCTTCTACAGGCAGCCTGGCTTGCACCCCTGTCCCCAGAGTTGAGTGGTTCCCACCTCCCTCCTTGCCCACAACCCATCCCGCAAGGTCTTACTAGAGACGTTGAGGTTTATTTTCTCCATCCATTTGTCAGTCTTCGTATTCACTCTGATTCCCAGCCAGCCATTGTCCTCTTTAGACACAGGGTTGATGCGGAGGGTGCAGTTGACTCTTTCGTTTCCCAGGAACTGAACCCTCATCTCCTGAGGAGGATTATTACTAAACTCTTTGGTCTCATAGAGAATGGACCCCTGGAAGTCCTTGGTGGTGTCATTATATTCATAGTTGCTGTACACGGTCAGCTTTTCCAGCCTACTACCACTCTCTGGAATCGTGTAGCAACAGGGAATCCAGACGCAGGCCTTTTCCCAGGTGTAGAGAGTGTGGGGGTGATCAAACCTCCAATAGGATGAGTCAGAGAAGGCCAAGTATTCTGGAACCCACCACAGTGAtcaaaaagctttattgagagacataaagagctttcaaatgaataaagacTCCCCTCCaaagatggagagaggaaggTACACAGAgaagtgtatacacacacacacacataccctgcctgtccccaccctccccaacACTCACTCTTTGCTCCAgagctttcctcctcctcctccagcttccACAGACATCCCAGAACCCAAGCCTAGGCCACAGTTCTTACCAAGGAGCAGGAGCAAGGGGCCGAGGAGATGCATGGTGCTGTGTCTAGGCAGGAGCCTGGGCTGAGAAGAGTTTGTCTTTGAGCCATCTGGTCGCTTACTCTTTTCAGATGGCTTTTCTCGCTCACCCACCAAGCCCCAATCCCTCTTCCCTGATTATAGGAGGACCACATCTGGTTGTATTGCAGGATGTGAATTCTGGAAGTCCGTGGGGCCTTTTGTGGATATGCCATGTCTACTCTGTCTGCCTAAGAACTCTGTTCAGCTAGCCTGTCTCTCTTCCTagcccacctgcctgcctgccttccttccttccttccttctatccatccatccatccacctatccgtccgtccattcatccatccataaTTTTACAAACTTCCTGCCCAGCTCTCAGGCTTTGAGTGGCACCAGACTACTGGGTGCCTTGAATCCCAGGCCTTGGGGTAACTTGAAGCTCACCTTGAGACAACTAGTGAAGGATTTTATGTAGGGGAGAGCCATGGccaaaaatctgattttaaagatCAAGAACAGAATTACTCTAAAACTAATTATTAAGTGTGATTACAGGACAGCATTTAGAGGGCTCTGGGAGGACTTAGGAGAATGTGGTCCAAGAATCCCACTCAGATAAGCTGGGGGACGGGGGACGCTAGGAGAAAACATAAATCAGCCAGGTGGGGTCATGCTTTCAGTAAAGGCAGTGACTCTCTCAGTACCCGCCAATTGTTGCCAACTGGGGACATGAGCTCAACACTTCCTGATCTTCTActgttttaagagaaataagaagCCAGATTTTCATGTGAAATGTCCTGCAATcagaaaccaaccaaccagccaaacaaacaaacgtgGTGCTGGTCAAACAAAACCTGTCTATGGGCTGGAGGCAGTCCAAGGGCCTCTACTTCACAGCTGCTGCCCATCTGTCTCTCTTTGAGACATCAATGAGCTTACCTGCCACTTTACTAGACTTTTACATAGAGTTACATTTACATAGAGTTAAATTTAAGTCCCAATTTGCATGGCTGGGCCCCTCTGTGCTGGTCCCTCTGGGGTTAGCAGGATGTGTGACAGAGTGTGTCTCCGGTCTCATGCAGACCTGCACCCCTCCCACCTGGCCAGCGACATTTCCCACGCATCAAAGGCCCCTCACCCCCTCAGGCTGTTTATCTCCTCAGGCTGCGTGGCTCATGCCAAATGCTGTTGGGTGTCTAGTACCTGGGTGGGGAAAGCTAGCCAGcttgctgagcaggaaggagTCTGTCCCCAGGCGTAGTATGCTGGGCTGGACCAAGCACGGGGTAGGGGTGAGAGCTCCAAACTGGGGCAGACTCTCCAGGCAGAACTGACACCAGCTCTGCGGGTGCTAATAGTGCTACACAGAAAAATGTCTTCAAGGCCACATCCACTTGAGAAAAGCTGGGTTAAAAAGGTAAATAGATTCTTTACTGTGGGTCTTAAGTAGATTCTTTACTGTGGGTCTTTTTGATCTCTTTAATCAGCTGTGTGAGCATGACACGTGTCCCCACATGGGGCCTAGAGTACAGTACATTGCCCACACTTCTTTCACCACAGAACCGATTTTACATTTCCCGTGAACAACTTGGCAGGGTTACAGGGTCAGTGTTTTGAGGGATGCACTTTGGGTCCCCTTGGGTTTCCACAAGAGCTACGGCAAGGGCTAGATTCCATTCTCTGTGGCAAAGACTAGCCTCCAGTAGCTGGGCCATCGTGCCCTCTCTACCACCAGCCACCCTCATGGAGGAATGGCTTGAGGACACCTGGACAAGTAGGAAAGGGCACatgagcagagcagagcagagcagagcagggctCAGAGCAGGGCTGCATGCTCAACCCAAGCAGCTCCAGGCAGTCTTGGGACATAAGAAGTGGGACCACAGACCTGGAATTGGAAGGCTGCTGAGACAGGAGAGGGTGTGGAGGCTGGGGACAATAGGCATTAAGCACAAAGACTCAGGACAAGACCATGCTATCCAGGCCTGTGGCCTGCTCATCAGAGGCCTGTTGAGGGCCTTGCAAGATCTCAGAGCCAGCCTCCCTGGGTCCATTCTTCCCTCCTGGGCATCTGGTGACCCATCTTACTCTCAGAAGACTCATCAAGCCCATCAGGGGGCATACTCAAAGACAGGGCTCAGAATCAGTTATAACACAGGCAAGAGAGAGAAGGGCTTCCCGCTGTGCTCCCAGCTCCAAGaattgtgcctggcacacagcagctgCTCCATACTGGCTTGCTGaatgcaaaagagagaaaaatagtttttaccTGTTTTCTTGTGTCTTCCTTCTTCGGGGACCCTGGCAGCATCTGAGAGTGAAAGGGGAAGCACAGTGAAGGATTTTCACTCTCCTTGGCCACACCCCCTACCCCCTCTGTGACTCTCAGGGCAACCAAGAGGCATGGCGAAGTGGAGAGTTGGGAAAGGAGGGAATGAGGGCAATGTGGGCTCGAAGGCAGATTGGAGGGCACATTTGGGCATCCACGGTCAGTTTTTAGTTTCAGTATATGGAGTTTCTATATCAGATAGTTAGAGCTGGTTCCTCCACAACTTCCCCTCTATCCAGCTCTCAGGAAATGCTAAAATTTCAAGACAAACAGATTAGAACTGCCAGTCTGCTGGAAAAGGCACAAGGCAATCTGAAAGTATTTGTAGTTTAGTGATACCATCCAGTTATTCTCATTCTTATACTTTCCCTTCAGAGGCAAGAATGGTCAGGAGTCTGATTCCTACTCACACTGATGCTTCAGTGGCTCCCACGGTTCTATGGAAGAACACATAGATATCAGGAAGCAAAAAGAACTTACATGAAGTGTCATTGAATTGGGCAAGTCATGAGACTGGAACCTTACCACTTGGTCAGCCTTCTAGTGGCATCAGACAAAGCCATTCAAATCCTACAGATGATCAAGGAAGTCTCTGAGTAATCTGCATCTGGCATCACCAAACTCTACTGATGGCCAGCCATTGAGAAGGAAACGGAGAAGGGGAAGCACAGCTCATTCAAAAACAGTAATGTTCTGGAAAGACGTATTCTTCCCTATTTCTTTTGCTGAGAACAACTAAAAACCCTGGATGTTATAAAACAAGCACAAGAAGACACCGAAAGATTGAGAGAGGAACACACTGGTTAGGGACCTTGGGACCTGAGGAATGATATGATGGCGAATTCCCTGGGTTTTCTCTTTACTTTATATACCCCAGATTGGATACTGAAGAAGCAAGCAACTGGAAATGCCAGTGGACACAGATAAAAGAATGCTCAGCAAAACTCTGCTCCTCTGGCCAAAAACTGAGAAAGGGGCAACCCAGAAAGACAGACATCTTTCAGGCAATAACTGTTCTACTCCAGCTAACTATCAGAAAAATCTGCTGCTTCACTCCCACCCCTGACAGCAAAGGCTGAGTGGGGCCCTAGACTTCCACCTTTGCTAGGCCATAATGAAGAACCCAGGCCACTGCCCCATACCACATCTGAGTGGTGccaggctgagtgtggagctgggcCCTCCATCCCCACTGGGCTATTCCTCCTCACAGTGTCATTGGAGACCACATGGGGAGCCTGAacattcacccccacccatgGTGATCATTCTCCTCACTGGAGTGATGTAAGAGGAGATCTAGGGGAGAGTCAGGACTTTCACTGTCACTCAGCGGTCATAAGCCCACCTACTAGTGGAATCTGTATGGAAACCATGTGGAGAGTAGTAATGAAGTacccctcccactcccagctAGGGTGATATTAGTAGATGCATACTGGGGAACCTGATCTACTCCTGCCCAGCAGTAATAAGAAAacttcactcacacacacacacacacacacacacacacacacaccaggtgTCAAGAGAGGCTGAGTGGAGAACCTGAACTTCTACTCCTATTTAGCAGTAATGAGGCAGTGCCCCCATTATTTTACTGAAGCGGTGGCAGGGGAGACTTGCTAAAACAcagatttaaataagatccaaTCCCATAAATAATACCCAAACTGTCCAAGTTTCAATTGTAAATCATTTGGCATACTAAGAACCAGGAAGTTCTCAAGCTGAATGTGAAAAGATAATCAGACACAAACACCAAgatgacacagatgttggaattatcagacaaagattttaaagcagccattataaaaatttttcagtGAGCAATTACAAACatgcttgaaacaaatgaaaaaatagacagtgtcagcaaagaaagaagatataaagaagaaaattttagaactaaaaaaatacaatgactgaaataaaaagcttaatgAATGGGCTCAACAGCAGAATGGGGATTATAGAAATAACAATCACTGAAATGGAACATAGAACAATATAAATTACCCAGTTTGaatagcagaaagaaaataaacaaacaaacaaaaattaacagaGCCCCAGGGGTATGCTTGGCTAgtataacaaaagatctaacatttATGTCATTGGAGtctcagaaggagaggagaggcagggtgaggctgagaaaatattttaagaaataatgattgAAAAATGTCCTTaatttgacaaaacaaaaaccatgtatctacagattcaagaagctgagtGAATCCCAAACAagataaatccaaaaaaatccaTGACAAAACACATAATAGtcaaacttctaaaaattaaagacaaagcaaaaatcttgaaagcaatcACAGAGAAATGACCCATTACCTATAGGGAGAAACCCATTTAAATGACAGTAGCCTTCATACCAAAAACCATGGAGGCCATAAGGAACTGAAACAACATTTCTCAGATACTAAAGGAAAAGAACTATCAACTTGGAAACctatatttactgaaaatatcCCTCAGGAATGAAGAGGAAATCAAGACATcttcagataaaggaaaactaaCAATTTTTAACCAACAGAGACCTGAAAAGAACAGCTAAAGGGAATtctctaaacagaaagaaaatgattttttaaaaaaagaaagaaatcttggaaaatcaaaaaggaagagcAAACCTATGGGTA harbors:
- the CD22 gene encoding B-cell receptor CD22 isoform X3, yielding MHEMTAGWARVEMLPGSPKKEDTRKQEMRVQFLGNERVNCTLRINPVSKEDNGWLGIRVNTKTDKWMEKINLNVSKTPLPPHIQLPPEIQESQEVTLTCLLNFSCPGFPIQLKWSLQEPAVTLTSLSTKTVSTQSKLTFRPQWTHHGKNLTCQLWDHKAERVLSEDTVCLDVKHVPKLKIEVSPGGANVTEGESVIMTCQVISSNPEYRRITWLKDGNTLQEQETFTLTLSPVTKMMSGKYQCEAFNDVGSGQSDGVVLQVYYAPEPSRVEILSSPAKERNRVEMTCVSLANPPPTNYTWYHNDREVPGITGKDFQIPAVLIGHAGSYSCLAQNSLGLGQVGQKAELDVQYPPKEVTAVIQNPTRIREGDNVTVSCNYNSSNPRVSRYEWNVQGSRNKVFSEVLVIQKVSWDARPIACAACNQWCSWAPSVNLDVQHAPKDVRVQQTSPSSEIHSGHRVLLGCNFSSSRPRDVRFFWKKNGIFLKEGRELSFDSISPEDAGNYNCLVNNSVGQTTSEAKMLRVLYAPRMLRVAISPKDEVIEGKKAVLTCESDANPPILQYAWFDWNNQNLRHYDQMLRLDPVKVQHSGAYRCQATNRLGTGQSPPGTLTVYYSPETIGRRVAVGVGFCLATLLLAFWGVKLQRSWKRIRSQQGLQENSSGQSFFVRNKKIRRVPVSEDPHSLGCYNPVMEDAISYATLRFPVGETNTPRTRDAGTLEAEGPSPNRDDTVTYSVLQKRRVGDYENVVPENVEDEGIHYSELVHLGVGERPLGQEAVEYVTLKH
- the CD22 gene encoding B-cell receptor CD22 isoform X2; protein product: MHLLGPLLLLLEYLAFSDSSYWRFDHPHTLYTWEKACVWIPCCYTIPESGSRLEKLTVYSNYEYNDTTKDFQGSILYETKEFSNNPPQEMRVQFLGNERVNCTLRINPVSKEDNGWLGIRVNTKTDKWMEKINLNVSKTPLPPHIQLPPEIQESQEVTLTCLLNFSCPGFPIQLKWSLQEPAVTLTSLSTKTVSTQSKLTFRPQWTHHGKNLTCQLWDHKAERVLSEDTVCLDVKHVPKLKIEVSPGGANVTEGESVIMTCQVISSNPEYRRITWLKDGNTLQEQETFTLTLSPVTKMMSGKYQCEAFNDVGSGQSDGVVLQVYYAPEPSRVEILSSPAKERNRVEMTCVSLANPPPTNYTWYHNDREVPGITGKDFQIPAVLIGHAGSYSCLAQNSLGLGQVGQKAELDVQYPPKEVTAVIQNPTRIREGDNVTVSCNYNSSNPRVSRYEWNVQGSRNKVFSEVLVIQKVSWDARPIACAACNQWCSWAPSVNLDVQHAPKDVRVQQTSPSSEIHSGHRVLLGCNFSSSRPRDVRFFWKKNGIFLKEGRELSFDSISPEDAGNYNCLVNNSVGQTTSEAKMLRVLYAPRMLRVAISPKDEVIEGKKAVLTCESDANPPILQYAWFDWNNQNLRHYDQMLRLDPVKVQHSGAYRCQATNRLGTGQSPPGTLTVYYSPETIGRRVAVGVGFCLATLLLAFWGVKLQRSWKRIRSQQGLQENSSGQSFFVRNKKIRRVPVSEDPHSLGCYNPVMEDAISYATLRFPVGETNTPRTRDAGTLEAEGPSPNRDDTVTYSVLQKRRVGDYENVVPENVEDEGIHYSELVHLGVGERPLGQEAVEYVTLKH
- the CD22 gene encoding B-cell receptor CD22 isoform X1, encoding MHEMTAGWARVEMLPGSPKKEDTRKQPRLLPRHSTMHLLGPLLLLLEYLAFSDSSYWRFDHPHTLYTWEKACVWIPCCYTIPESGSRLEKLTVYSNYEYNDTTKDFQGSILYETKEFSNNPPQEMRVQFLGNERVNCTLRINPVSKEDNGWLGIRVNTKTDKWMEKINLNVSKTPLPPHIQLPPEIQESQEVTLTCLLNFSCPGFPIQLKWSLQEPAVTLTSLSTKTVSTQSKLTFRPQWTHHGKNLTCQLWDHKAERVLSEDTVCLDVKHVPKLKIEVSPGGANVTEGESVIMTCQVISSNPEYRRITWLKDGNTLQEQETFTLTLSPVTKMMSGKYQCEAFNDVGSGQSDGVVLQVYYAPEPSRVEILSSPAKERNRVEMTCVSLANPPPTNYTWYHNDREVPGITGKDFQIPAVLIGHAGSYSCLAQNSLGLGQVGQKAELDVQYPPKEVTAVIQNPTRIREGDNVTVSCNYNSSNPRVSRYEWNVQGSRNKVFSEVLVIQKVSWDARPIACAACNQWCSWAPSVNLDVQHAPKDVRVQQTSPSSEIHSGHRVLLGCNFSSSRPRDVRFFWKKNGIFLKEGRELSFDSISPEDAGNYNCLVNNSVGQTTSEAKMLRVLYAPRMLRVAISPKDEVIEGKKAVLTCESDANPPILQYAWFDWNNQNLRHYDQMLRLDPVKVQHSGAYRCQATNRLGTGQSPPGTLTVYYSPETIGRRVAVGVGFCLATLLLAFWGVKLQRSWKRIRSQQGLQENSSGQSFFVRNKKIRRVPVSEDPHSLGCYNPVMEDAISYATLRFPVGETNTPRTRDAGTLEAEGPSPNRDDTVTYSVLQKRRVGDYENVVPENVEDEGIHYSELVHLGVGERPLGQEAVEYVTLKH